In Polyangiaceae bacterium, a genomic segment contains:
- a CDS encoding acyl-CoA dehydrogenase, with protein sequence MSALTLLSDEERMFQSSVLSFAKEQVAPKVESMDREGALDKSLLPALFELGVMGIEVPAEYGGAESSFFTAILAVEAMAVVDPSVSVLIDVQNTLVNNAIVRWANEEQKKRYFPKMTSEWVGSYALSESGSGSDAFALAAKAEKKGDKWILNGEKLWITNGAESSLFIVFANVDPSKGYKGITAFLVEKGFKGFSVGKKEDKLGIRASSTTQLILDDCEVPEENVLGEVGKGYKIAIETLNEGRIGIGSQMIGLAQGTFEYAMRYMGERKQFGKPIAEFQGLEFQYAQVATEIEAARLMVYNAARLKDAGQPFVKEAAMAKLFSSQVAERTASMCVEFLGGVGFTKEYPAEKFFRDAKIGKIYEGTSNMQLGTIAKILRTMYPPA encoded by the coding sequence ATGTCTGCTCTCACGCTTTTGTCCGACGAAGAACGCATGTTTCAGTCCTCCGTGCTCTCCTTCGCGAAGGAGCAGGTGGCGCCCAAGGTGGAGTCCATGGACCGCGAGGGCGCCCTGGACAAGAGCCTGTTACCCGCTCTGTTCGAGCTGGGCGTGATGGGCATCGAGGTCCCTGCGGAGTACGGCGGCGCGGAGTCGTCGTTCTTCACCGCCATCCTCGCGGTGGAGGCCATGGCCGTGGTGGACCCGAGCGTGTCGGTGCTCATCGACGTACAGAACACGCTGGTGAACAACGCCATCGTGCGCTGGGCCAACGAAGAGCAGAAGAAGCGCTACTTCCCCAAGATGACCAGCGAGTGGGTCGGGTCCTACGCATTGAGCGAGTCCGGCAGCGGCTCGGACGCCTTCGCCCTGGCGGCCAAGGCGGAGAAGAAGGGCGACAAGTGGATCCTCAACGGCGAAAAGCTGTGGATCACCAACGGCGCCGAGAGCTCGCTCTTCATCGTGTTCGCCAACGTGGATCCCTCCAAGGGCTACAAGGGCATCACCGCCTTCTTGGTGGAGAAGGGCTTCAAGGGATTTTCCGTCGGCAAGAAGGAAGACAAGCTGGGCATCCGCGCTTCCAGCACCACCCAGCTGATCTTGGATGACTGCGAGGTCCCCGAAGAGAACGTGCTGGGCGAGGTCGGCAAGGGCTACAAGATCGCCATCGAGACGCTGAACGAGGGGCGCATCGGCATCGGCAGCCAGATGATCGGCCTGGCGCAGGGCACCTTCGAGTACGCCATGCGCTACATGGGTGAGCGCAAGCAGTTCGGAAAGCCCATCGCCGAATTCCAAGGGCTCGAGTTCCAGTACGCCCAGGTGGCCACGGAGATCGAGGCCGCGCGGCTGATGGTCTACAACGCCGCGCGGCTCAAGGACGCGGGGCAGCCCTTCGTGAAGGAAGCGGCCATGGCCAAGCTGTTCTCGAGCCAGGTGGCGGAGCGCACGGCGAGCATGTGCGTGGAGTTCCTCGGCGGCGTGGGCTTCACCAAGGAGTACCCCGCGGAGAAGTTCTTCCGCGACGCGAAGATCGGCAAGATCTACGAAGGTACGAGCAACATGCAGCTCGGCACCATCGCCAAGATCCTGCGCACGATGTACCCACCCGCCTGA
- a CDS encoding LysR family transcriptional regulator: MDQLVGLRVFCRVVERGSFSAVARELGISQPNASRHVAALEQRMGARLLVRTTRKVSPTDAGRAFYERASRALSELSDAESEVVAGVAVLAGSLRVAAPGAFGRRFVLPVVNDFIERHPKVDVELLLSDRPIDLVSEAVDLAVRIAVPGFASLTHRTIATLGLQVVAAPSYVARRGAPKSVADSGEHDAVLHTDSRQRMLDLVSAGALPALPAFHVRLLSDDIEAVHHAALAGLGLAPLPDWLIEDDLRAGRLVPILSELALPETPVFVVFPAGRRHSARVRAFVDALGDALSVRLRAGNRAGPT, translated from the coding sequence ATGGATCAGCTGGTGGGCTTGCGGGTGTTCTGCCGAGTCGTGGAGCGCGGCAGCTTCTCCGCCGTGGCGCGGGAGCTGGGCATCTCGCAGCCCAACGCCAGCCGGCACGTGGCGGCGTTGGAGCAGCGCATGGGGGCGCGGCTCTTGGTGCGGACCACGCGCAAGGTGAGCCCCACGGATGCGGGGCGTGCCTTCTACGAGCGCGCCTCCCGGGCCTTGAGCGAGCTCTCGGACGCCGAGAGCGAGGTCGTGGCCGGCGTGGCAGTGCTCGCGGGCAGCTTGCGCGTGGCAGCGCCAGGGGCGTTCGGGCGCCGCTTCGTGCTGCCCGTGGTGAACGACTTCATCGAGCGGCACCCCAAGGTGGACGTAGAGCTCTTGCTCTCGGATCGCCCCATCGATCTCGTGAGCGAAGCCGTCGATCTGGCAGTGCGCATCGCCGTCCCCGGCTTCGCGTCGCTCACCCACCGCACCATCGCGACGCTCGGGCTCCAGGTCGTCGCAGCGCCGAGCTACGTCGCGCGCCGGGGTGCTCCGAAGTCCGTGGCGGATTCCGGTGAGCACGACGCCGTGCTGCACACGGACTCGCGCCAGCGCATGCTGGATCTGGTGTCCGCCGGCGCGCTGCCCGCACTGCCGGCGTTTCATGTGCGGCTCTTGTCGGACGACATCGAAGCGGTGCACCACGCGGCTCTCGCGGGGCTCGGCCTCGCGCCGTTGCCGGACTGGCTCATCGAAGACGACCTCCGCGCGGGCCGGCTGGTTCCGATCCTCAGCGAGCTGGCGCTGCCGGAAACCCCGGTGTTCGTGGTGTTCCCGGCGGGGCGCCGTCACTCGGCGCGCGTGCGTGCCTTCGTCGACGCCCTGGGCGACGCGCTCTCTGTGCGGCTTCGCGCCGGGAATCGCGCCGGACCGACATGA
- a CDS encoding response regulator yields the protein MPSVPGSPPPGPPREGPLDVVVVDDDARWRELAAQPFRKRGDRVRTTADGLAALAMCVEDPPDVILTDVQMPRMDGWQLLRLVRARPELASVPVVFLTSLDGDAERLRGYQLGVDAYLPKPFNPDELLIRVRRLVRKSIAADAELGKSGLRGELEHVAPASLLGFLEIEKKTGVLLLVGASVVRIFIRDGRALRAELEGRGPRHGSRAVVLSILDWNAGQFEFTEQAVNEQDELGTSISNVLLEHARIADERAR from the coding sequence ATGCCTTCCGTTCCGGGATCGCCGCCGCCGGGCCCGCCGCGCGAGGGCCCGCTCGATGTCGTCGTGGTGGACGACGACGCGCGCTGGCGCGAGCTCGCGGCCCAGCCCTTTCGAAAGCGTGGGGACCGCGTGCGGACCACCGCCGATGGTCTCGCCGCGCTGGCGATGTGCGTGGAGGATCCGCCGGACGTGATCCTGACGGACGTGCAAATGCCGCGCATGGACGGCTGGCAGCTGCTCCGACTGGTGCGGGCACGGCCGGAGCTCGCGAGCGTGCCGGTGGTGTTCCTCACTTCCCTGGATGGCGACGCCGAGCGGCTGCGCGGCTACCAGCTGGGCGTGGATGCGTACCTGCCGAAGCCCTTCAACCCCGACGAGCTGCTCATCCGCGTGCGACGCTTGGTACGAAAGTCGATCGCGGCGGACGCCGAGCTCGGCAAGAGCGGCCTCCGCGGAGAGCTCGAGCACGTGGCCCCCGCATCCCTGCTCGGCTTCCTCGAGATCGAGAAGAAGACCGGCGTGTTGCTGTTGGTGGGCGCCAGCGTGGTGCGCATCTTCATCAGGGACGGTCGGGCCCTGCGCGCCGAGCTCGAGGGCCGCGGTCCGCGGCATGGCTCCCGCGCCGTCGTGCTCAGCATTCTCGACTGGAACGCGGGGCAGTTCGAGTTCACCGAGCAAGCGGTGAACGAGCAGGACGAGCTCGGCACCAGCATCTCCAACGTCCTGCTCGAGCACGCCCGCATCGCCGACGAACGCGCGCGCTAG
- a CDS encoding serine/threonine protein phosphatase, which produces MLTFSSDGPTADKQMRAVIFYLTTFGYIDGDFDASEKSFVKEYIEKLVAHRVAGAVSEQDPKLRQELTTKFTKHFHEVFEGIDRQVRALFDEAVAAGEKQDDFVHAKLKLHCFEIFKSFDAGNQEQLMDTIDELIQADGQVHPAEAKFRGELADLLEEDLGVELLDDEAARPPVAIAEAGAPVPATENHPFFDQFEHNYTADRDRLMQQVQADEALMDKVMAVLDAQRNASSSRLAGKQKITEFAGQDPFLDGHVYVCPTKPGESHELIVVGDLHGCYSCLKAVLMQTDFFEKVGKYKNDPVHNPYPRLVLLGDYIDRGMFSYQGVLRSAMQLFATAPEHVIMLRGNHEYYVEHEGKVYGAVRPSEAMSTLKPHLSHEVFAHYMKFFDALPNMLFFERFMFVHGGIPRDLTLKEKYQDLSSLNDWDLRFEMMWSDPSSADVIPASLQKQSARFPFGRLQSQAFLQRVGAHTLVRGHEKVEAGFARVYDDDSQLLMTLFSAGGATNDDLPEDSSYRSVVPMAMTIQFKDGQGKITPFVIDYERYNDPDKNRFFKAPPEIEHRSD; this is translated from the coding sequence ATGCTCACTTTCAGCAGCGATGGGCCCACCGCCGACAAGCAGATGCGCGCGGTGATCTTCTATCTGACGACCTTCGGGTACATCGACGGTGATTTCGACGCGTCGGAGAAGAGCTTCGTCAAGGAGTACATCGAGAAGCTGGTTGCCCATCGCGTGGCCGGCGCGGTTTCCGAGCAGGACCCGAAGCTGCGGCAAGAGCTGACGACCAAGTTCACGAAGCACTTCCACGAGGTGTTCGAGGGCATCGATCGCCAGGTGCGGGCGCTGTTCGACGAAGCCGTGGCCGCCGGCGAGAAGCAGGACGACTTCGTCCACGCCAAGCTCAAGCTGCACTGCTTCGAGATCTTCAAGAGCTTCGACGCCGGGAATCAGGAACAGCTGATGGACACCATCGACGAGCTGATCCAGGCGGACGGCCAGGTGCACCCGGCGGAAGCCAAGTTTCGGGGCGAGCTCGCGGATCTGTTGGAAGAGGATCTGGGCGTGGAGCTTCTGGACGACGAGGCCGCGCGACCGCCGGTGGCCATCGCCGAAGCCGGCGCGCCGGTTCCCGCCACGGAGAACCACCCCTTCTTCGATCAGTTCGAGCACAACTACACCGCGGATCGCGACCGTCTGATGCAACAGGTGCAGGCGGACGAAGCGCTCATGGACAAGGTCATGGCCGTGCTCGACGCCCAGCGGAACGCGTCGAGCTCGCGGCTGGCCGGCAAACAAAAAATTACTGAATTTGCGGGGCAGGATCCGTTCTTGGACGGTCATGTGTACGTGTGCCCCACCAAGCCTGGGGAGAGCCACGAGCTGATCGTGGTGGGGGATTTGCACGGCTGCTACAGCTGCCTGAAGGCCGTGCTGATGCAGACCGACTTCTTCGAGAAGGTCGGCAAGTACAAGAACGATCCGGTGCATAACCCGTATCCGCGGCTGGTGCTGCTCGGGGATTACATCGACCGTGGCATGTTCAGCTATCAGGGCGTGCTGCGCTCGGCGATGCAGCTGTTCGCCACGGCGCCGGAGCACGTGATCATGCTGCGCGGCAACCACGAGTACTACGTGGAGCACGAAGGCAAGGTGTATGGCGCGGTGCGGCCTTCCGAAGCGATGAGCACGCTGAAGCCGCATCTCTCCCACGAGGTGTTCGCGCACTACATGAAGTTCTTCGACGCGCTGCCCAACATGCTGTTCTTCGAACGCTTCATGTTCGTGCACGGTGGCATCCCGCGGGACCTCACGTTGAAGGAGAAGTACCAGGATCTGTCCAGCTTGAACGACTGGGACCTTCGCTTCGAGATGATGTGGAGCGATCCCTCGAGCGCGGACGTGATCCCGGCGTCGCTGCAGAAGCAGTCCGCGCGCTTTCCCTTCGGGCGGCTGCAGAGCCAGGCGTTCTTGCAGCGCGTGGGCGCCCACACGCTGGTGCGCGGTCACGAGAAGGTGGAGGCCGGCTTCGCCCGCGTGTACGACGACGACAGCCAGCTCTTGATGACGCTATTTTCCGCGGGCGGCGCCACCAACGACGACCTTCCGGAGGACAGCAGCTACCGGAGCGTGGTGCCCATGGCGATGACGATTCAGTTCAAGGACGGGCAGGGCAAGATCACGCCCTTCGTCATCGACTACGAGCGCTACAACGACCCGGACAAGAACCGCTTCTTCAAGGCGCCGCCGGAAATCGAGCATCGCTCGGACTGA